The following are encoded together in the Acidovorax sp. KKS102 genome:
- the lepB gene encoding signal peptidase I, producing the protein MLLNWIQSNLKSNRWFIVLLLCFGVFRTAVADWNPIPSGSMRPTLLEGDVVLVNRLAYDLKLPLTDVILAHIDDPQRGDVVTFSSPLDGTRLIKRIAALPGDTVEMRNEVLYINGQAAEYEMPDSVQEAVLPGRTLTATRWTERLLGHERRVQWLQGVTARSSFDPVQVPEGEYLVLGDNRDNSADSRYIGLVPRHLLIGQAHRVLLSADVLGHWAPRLERFGKAL; encoded by the coding sequence ATGCTGCTGAACTGGATCCAATCGAACCTTAAATCGAACCGGTGGTTCATCGTGCTGCTGTTGTGCTTTGGCGTCTTTCGCACTGCCGTGGCCGACTGGAACCCCATCCCTTCGGGCTCGATGCGGCCCACGCTGCTGGAGGGGGATGTGGTGCTGGTCAACCGCCTGGCCTACGACCTGAAGCTGCCGCTCACCGACGTCATCCTGGCGCACATCGACGACCCGCAGCGCGGCGATGTGGTCACCTTCTCGTCCCCGCTGGACGGCACCCGCCTGATCAAGCGCATTGCCGCCTTGCCCGGCGACACGGTGGAGATGCGCAACGAGGTGCTCTACATCAACGGCCAGGCGGCCGAATACGAAATGCCCGATTCTGTGCAGGAGGCGGTGCTGCCGGGCCGCACGCTCACCGCCACGCGCTGGACGGAGCGCCTGCTGGGGCATGAGCGCCGCGTGCAGTGGCTGCAAGGCGTGACAGCGCGCAGCAGCTTCGATCCGGTGCAGGTGCCCGAGGGCGAATACCTGGTGCTGGGTGACAACCGGGACAACAGTGCCGACTCGCGCTACATCGGCCTGGTGCCGCGCCATCTGCTCATCGGGCAGGCGCACCGCGTGCTGCTGTCGGCCGATGTGCTGGGCCACTGGGCGCCACGCCTGGAGCGCTTTGGCAAGGCGCTGTAG
- a CDS encoding rRNA pseudouridine synthase, whose protein sequence is MTDKNPDPTHIRLAKRVAEQLNCSRSTAEQFIEGGFVSVDGQIEEAPGARVRPDQAVAVAPDASLLALTPVTLLLHKPAGFEAGLGLPGAATGQAAHASRSQGAPQALTLLNAASHLPEDASGIRVLQRHFKQLECFTTLPTEASGLVVYTQDKRIARKLAEDIEVLEQECIVEVKGDIAPNGLQRLCHGLTFNGRPLPPIKVSWQNETKLRFALKGIRPGQIPAMCEVVGLTVVGIKRIRIGRVPLAKVPEGQWRYLQPWEKF, encoded by the coding sequence ATGACCGACAAGAACCCCGACCCCACCCACATCCGCCTGGCCAAACGCGTGGCTGAACAACTGAACTGCTCGCGCAGCACGGCCGAGCAATTCATCGAGGGCGGCTTTGTGAGCGTGGACGGCCAGATCGAGGAGGCTCCCGGCGCGCGCGTGCGCCCCGATCAGGCGGTGGCCGTGGCGCCCGATGCCAGCCTGCTGGCGCTGACCCCGGTCACCTTGCTGCTGCACAAGCCCGCAGGGTTTGAAGCCGGTCTGGGCCTGCCGGGCGCAGCCACAGGGCAGGCGGCCCACGCCAGCCGCAGCCAGGGGGCGCCACAGGCACTCACGCTGCTCAATGCCGCGTCGCACCTGCCGGAAGACGCGTCGGGCATCCGCGTGCTGCAGCGCCACTTCAAGCAGCTCGAATGCTTCACCACCCTGCCCACCGAGGCCAGCGGCCTGGTGGTCTACACGCAAGACAAACGCATCGCGCGCAAGCTGGCCGAAGACATCGAGGTGCTGGAGCAAGAGTGCATCGTCGAGGTCAAGGGCGACATCGCGCCCAATGGCCTGCAGCGCCTGTGCCATGGACTCACATTCAACGGCCGCCCCCTGCCCCCCATCAAGGTGAGCTGGCAGAACGAGACCAAGCTGCGCTTTGCGCTCAAGGGCATCCGCCCCGGCCAAATCCCTGCCATGTGCGAAGTAGTGGGTCTGACGGTGGTGGGCATCAAGCGCATCCGCATCGGCCGCGTGCCGCTGGCCAAGGTGCCCGAGGGGCAATGGCGCTACCTGCAGCCGTGGGAGAAGTTCTAA
- a CDS encoding YjgN family protein, with the protein MNTNQSSGGAAGPMSNFMPMNIDAHPLEFTGSGGEYFRVWIVNVLLSIVTLGIYTPWARRRTAQYFYSHTLVAGSPLEFTAQQRKMVMGFVLLMLLTIAYNLAANTGQDTAVGLFLLAGAALAPFIWASAMRFRLGATRWRGLRLQFTASWKEVYIASWPVFALALVWFGVFYGLQLLSPDLAQALEAIEEEGKKQPMPRFTPAMGGLVLLGLVLSVLCVIRTEYNFKSLLVLKAQVGAERGRWKPVYMDFVKVWMATVAVFILCVVGFSALIGILAGSSIALVASQSDRLGLWMFVVIIVSIIAGIFMLILASAPARAYREARMFQLMWNNIGVSHVARFKCHLKSGRYVWLRIKNMLLTLLTLGLYRPFARVSEYRMKCESVTLHVKGGVEQVTGAMVRQQQGGLGDALADAAGLDLIG; encoded by the coding sequence ATGAACACAAACCAATCGTCAGGCGGCGCTGCGGGGCCGATGTCCAACTTCATGCCGATGAACATCGATGCCCACCCGCTCGAGTTCACGGGCAGCGGTGGCGAGTATTTCCGGGTCTGGATCGTCAACGTGCTGTTGTCCATCGTCACGCTGGGCATCTACACCCCCTGGGCACGCCGCCGCACCGCCCAGTATTTCTACAGCCACACGCTGGTGGCCGGCAGCCCCCTCGAATTCACCGCGCAGCAGCGCAAGATGGTGATGGGCTTTGTGCTGCTGATGCTGCTGACCATTGCCTACAACCTGGCCGCCAACACCGGGCAGGACACAGCGGTGGGCCTGTTCCTGCTGGCCGGCGCAGCGCTGGCGCCTTTCATCTGGGCCAGCGCCATGCGGTTTCGCCTGGGGGCCACGCGGTGGCGCGGGCTGCGACTGCAGTTCACTGCCAGCTGGAAAGAGGTCTACATCGCCAGCTGGCCTGTGTTTGCGCTGGCGCTGGTGTGGTTTGGCGTGTTTTATGGTCTGCAGCTGCTGTCGCCCGACCTGGCCCAGGCGCTGGAGGCCATCGAAGAAGAGGGCAAGAAACAACCCATGCCCCGCTTCACGCCCGCCATGGGCGGCTTGGTACTGCTGGGCCTGGTGCTGTCGGTGCTGTGCGTGATCCGCACCGAATACAACTTCAAGAGCCTCTTGGTGCTCAAGGCCCAGGTGGGTGCCGAGCGAGGCCGCTGGAAGCCGGTGTACATGGACTTCGTCAAGGTGTGGATGGCCACCGTGGCTGTGTTCATCCTGTGCGTGGTGGGGTTCTCGGCGCTGATCGGCATCCTCGCAGGCAGCTCCATCGCCCTGGTGGCCAGCCAGAGCGATCGCCTGGGCCTGTGGATGTTTGTGGTGATCATCGTGTCCATCATCGCGGGCATCTTTATGCTGATCCTGGCGTCGGCACCGGCCCGCGCATACCGCGAGGCACGCATGTTCCAGCTGATGTGGAACAACATCGGCGTGAGCCACGTGGCCCGCTTCAAGTGCCACCTCAAGAGCGGCCGCTACGTGTGGCTGCGCATCAAGAACATGCTGCTTACCCTGCTGACGTTGGGGCTGTACCGCCCGTTTGCGCGGGTCAGCGAATACCGCATGAAGTGCGAGTCCGTCACCCTGCACGTCAAGGGTGGCGTGGAGCAGGTGACCGGCGCCATGGTGCGCCAGCAGCAGGGTGGCCTGGGCGATGCGCTGGCGGATGCCGCTGGCCTCGACCTCATCGGTTGA
- a CDS encoding LysR family transcriptional regulator yields MKTTLEELQAFVAVVDGGSITAAADTLGQTVSGISRALARLEKKLDTTLLRRTTRRTELTEEGRAFLQRTRAILASIDDAEEHMAARRQQPAGRLRVNAATPFMLHAVVPLVPAFRKAYPQITLQLDTDETYIDLLERRTDVAIRIGQLPDSTLHARPLCTSRLRVLASPDYLARTGKPKSVADLARHTLLGFNQPESLNQWPLRGAHGDAWPIVPGLTASSGETLRHLALQGVGIVCLSDFMTAADRARGDLVQVLAKDTVEVRQPISAVYYRNTQLAARIACFLDFLQERLG; encoded by the coding sequence ATGAAAACCACGCTGGAAGAACTGCAGGCCTTTGTGGCCGTGGTGGACGGCGGTTCGATCACGGCCGCAGCAGACACCCTGGGCCAAACCGTCTCGGGCATCAGCCGGGCGCTGGCGCGGCTGGAGAAAAAGCTGGACACCACGCTGCTGCGCCGCACCACACGCCGCACCGAGCTGACGGAGGAGGGCCGGGCCTTTTTGCAGCGCACGCGCGCCATCCTGGCCTCGATCGACGACGCCGAGGAGCACATGGCCGCGCGCCGCCAGCAGCCCGCCGGCCGCCTGCGGGTGAATGCGGCCACGCCCTTCATGCTGCACGCCGTGGTGCCCCTGGTGCCTGCGTTTCGCAAGGCCTATCCGCAGATCACGCTGCAGCTGGACACGGACGAGACATACATCGACCTGCTGGAGCGGCGCACGGACGTGGCCATTCGCATCGGGCAGCTACCGGATTCCACCCTGCATGCGCGCCCGCTGTGCACCAGCCGCCTGCGGGTGCTGGCCAGCCCCGACTACCTGGCGCGCACGGGCAAGCCCAAAAGTGTGGCCGACCTGGCCCGGCACACGCTGTTGGGCTTCAACCAGCCCGAGTCGCTCAACCAGTGGCCGCTGCGCGGCGCCCATGGAGACGCCTGGCCCATCGTGCCCGGCCTCACCGCATCGAGCGGCGAGACACTGCGCCATCTGGCGCTGCAAGGGGTGGGCATCGTGTGCCTGTCGGACTTCATGACGGCCGCTGACCGTGCGCGCGGCGACCTGGTGCAGGTGCTGGCCAAGGACACGGTGGAGGTGCGCCAGCCCATCAGTGCGGTGTACTACCGCAACACGCAACTGGCGGCGCGCATCGCGTGTTTTCTGGATTTTCTGCAGGAGCGTCTGGGCTGA
- a CDS encoding DUF484 family protein yields MTTHIPPITEDDIAQFLTNTPGFFERHAEVLASVQITSPHGARAVSLQERQAEMLREKIKGLEHRIMEMVRNSTENAAIAHKVHQWTGSLLQVRDPFDLPQAVVDGVRTLFDVPQAAVRVWAVAAPYIDADFTQGASEDARAFASSLTMPFCGPNLGFEPAGWLAQEGGEPAQSLALLPLRAGAIDSATPAFGLLVLGSHDPQRFDATMGTDFLSRMAELASAALLRLQ; encoded by the coding sequence ATGACTACCCACATCCCACCGATCACCGAAGACGACATCGCCCAGTTCCTCACCAACACGCCGGGTTTCTTCGAGCGCCATGCCGAGGTGCTGGCCAGCGTGCAGATCACCAGCCCGCACGGAGCGCGCGCCGTGAGCTTGCAAGAACGCCAGGCCGAGATGCTGCGCGAGAAGATCAAGGGCCTGGAGCATCGGATCATGGAAATGGTGCGCAACAGCACCGAAAACGCCGCCATTGCCCACAAAGTGCACCAGTGGACCGGCAGCCTGCTGCAGGTGCGCGACCCGTTCGACCTGCCCCAGGCCGTGGTCGATGGAGTGCGCACCCTGTTCGATGTGCCCCAGGCGGCGGTGCGGGTGTGGGCAGTGGCCGCTCCGTACATCGACGCCGACTTCACTCAGGGTGCCAGCGAAGACGCGCGGGCATTTGCCTCGTCGCTGACCATGCCCTTCTGCGGTCCCAACCTGGGCTTCGAGCCCGCTGGCTGGCTGGCGCAAGAGGGCGGAGAGCCCGCCCAGTCCCTGGCCCTGCTGCCGCTGCGCGCTGGCGCCATCGACAGCGCCACGCCAGCGTTTGGCCTGCTGGTGCTGGGCTCGCACGATCCGCAGCGTTTTGATGCCACGATGGGCACCGACTTCTTGTCGCGCATGGCAGAGCTGGCCAGCGCAGCGCTGTTGCGGCTGCAGTAA
- a CDS encoding tyrosine recombinase XerC has translation MCETPAAPTTLDPHVLRYLEHVRVEKRLAARTLTLYTLDLEKLAQFAAGVNVPLLQLQTAHIRRFVAQMHSGGRSGRGIALILSGWRGFFIWAGRQGLIPHNPVQGVRAPKAPKPLPKALGVDDAVRLAEFDNTGADPWLEARDAAMVELLYGCGLRVGELAGLDAIPNADTQRQGRGWVDLQAGEAHVFGKGSKRRSVPVGAAATAALQAWLQLRATPFGGEDSAQLDTALFVGQRGKRLTAQSIWLRLRQRSQQAGLTTPVHPHMLRHSFASHLLQSSGDLRAVQELLGHANITTTQVYTRLDFQHLAKVYDAAHPRARKKSP, from the coding sequence ATGTGTGAAACGCCCGCAGCCCCCACCACGCTCGACCCCCACGTCCTGCGCTATCTGGAGCATGTGCGCGTCGAAAAGCGGCTGGCCGCGCGCACGCTCACGCTCTACACCCTGGACCTCGAAAAGCTGGCGCAGTTTGCGGCGGGCGTGAACGTGCCGCTGCTGCAGTTGCAGACGGCACACATTCGCCGCTTTGTGGCACAGATGCACAGCGGCGGGCGCAGCGGGCGGGGCATTGCGCTCATCCTCTCGGGCTGGCGCGGCTTCTTCATCTGGGCCGGGCGGCAGGGGCTGATTCCGCACAACCCGGTGCAGGGCGTGCGCGCGCCCAAGGCGCCCAAGCCCTTGCCCAAGGCGCTCGGCGTGGACGACGCCGTTCGGCTTGCAGAATTTGACAACACCGGCGCCGACCCCTGGCTGGAGGCGCGCGATGCGGCCATGGTGGAGCTGCTGTACGGCTGCGGCCTGCGCGTGGGCGAACTGGCGGGGCTCGATGCCATCCCCAACGCCGACACCCAGCGCCAGGGCCGTGGCTGGGTGGACCTGCAAGCGGGCGAGGCCCATGTGTTCGGCAAAGGCAGCAAGCGCCGCAGCGTGCCGGTGGGCGCCGCGGCCACGGCCGCGCTGCAGGCCTGGTTGCAGCTGCGGGCCACACCGTTTGGTGGCGAGGACTCTGCACAGCTCGACACCGCCCTGTTCGTGGGCCAGCGCGGCAAGCGTCTCACCGCCCAGTCCATCTGGCTGCGCCTGCGCCAGCGCAGCCAGCAGGCGGGGCTGACCACGCCGGTGCACCCGCACATGCTGCGCCACTCGTTTGCCAGCCACCTGCTGCAAAGCAGTGGCGACCTGCGCGCGGTGCAGGAGCTGCTGGGCCACGCCAACATCACGACCACGCAGGTCTATACACGGCTCGATTTTCAGCACCTGGCCAAGGTGTATGACGCCGCCCACCCGCGTGCGCGGAAGAAGTCCCCCTGA
- the dapF gene encoding diaminopimelate epimerase has protein sequence MKIRFTKMQGAGNDFVVLDETQGRLGLSAAQYRFLADRHFGVGADQILTVRPSPGEGIDFEYVIHNADGGEVEQCGNGARCFARFVHDRGLSGKDTIRVQTKSGVIAPRLTGDGRVTVDMGRPEFDPAQVPFDTTGLTPVQQGSGQKWPVALEEYASGASVLVAVASMGNPHAVQLVDNVDTAPVAQTGPLIERHARFPQRVNAGYLQIVDRSHVRLRVFERGAGETLACGTGACAAVASGIRLGLLDPEVQVDTRGGRLTIAWSGQEADSVFMTGPATTVFEGQIDIPDTLV, from the coding sequence ATGAAGATTCGCTTCACCAAAATGCAGGGCGCGGGCAACGATTTTGTGGTGCTCGACGAAACCCAGGGCCGCCTGGGGCTCAGTGCCGCCCAATACCGCTTCCTGGCCGACCGCCATTTCGGCGTCGGCGCCGATCAGATCCTCACCGTGCGCCCCTCGCCGGGGGAGGGCATCGACTTTGAATACGTGATCCACAACGCCGATGGCGGCGAGGTGGAGCAGTGCGGCAACGGCGCGCGCTGTTTTGCGCGCTTTGTGCACGACCGGGGACTGTCGGGCAAGGACACCATTCGCGTGCAGACCAAAAGCGGCGTGATTGCCCCCCGCCTCACGGGCGACGGCCGCGTCACGGTGGACATGGGCCGGCCCGAGTTCGACCCCGCCCAGGTGCCGTTCGACACCACCGGTCTCACGCCCGTGCAGCAGGGTTCGGGGCAAAAATGGCCGGTAGCGCTAGAGGAATATGCCTCGGGTGCTTCTGTTTTGGTAGCGGTGGCCTCCATGGGCAACCCGCATGCGGTGCAGCTGGTGGACAACGTGGACACAGCCCCCGTTGCGCAGACCGGGCCGCTGATCGAGCGCCATGCGCGCTTCCCCCAGCGGGTGAATGCTGGCTACCTGCAGATCGTGGACCGTTCCCATGTGCGCCTGCGGGTGTTCGAGCGCGGCGCGGGCGAGACGCTGGCTTGCGGCACCGGCGCCTGCGCGGCAGTGGCCAGCGGCATCCGGCTGGGGCTGCTCGACCCCGAGGTGCAGGTGGACACGCGCGGCGGCCGCCTCACCATCGCCTGGAGCGGCCAGGAGGCTGATTCCGTTTTCATGACCGGCCCGGCCACCACGGTGTTCGAAGGCCAGATCGACATTCCCGACACGCTCGTATGA
- a CDS encoding glutathione S-transferase N-terminal domain-containing protein, whose amino-acid sequence MTDLSAFAITRKWPARHPDRIQLYSLPTPNGVKVSIALEELGLPYEPHLVSFETNDQTTPEFLSLNPNNKIPAILDPNGPDGQPLALFESGAILVYLASKTGQLMPQDTAGRYETLQWVMWQMGGVGPMFGQLGFFHKFAGKDYEDKRPRDRYVAESKRLLKVLDERLAGRPWVMGDQYTIADIAILPWVRNLIGFYGAGDLVEFGQFKEVQRVLDAFVARPAVARGLAIPARG is encoded by the coding sequence ATGACCGATCTTTCCGCTTTTGCCATCACCCGCAAATGGCCCGCCCGGCACCCGGACCGCATCCAGCTGTATTCCCTGCCCACGCCCAACGGCGTGAAGGTGTCCATAGCGCTGGAAGAACTGGGCCTGCCCTACGAGCCCCACCTGGTGAGCTTTGAGACCAACGACCAGACCACGCCCGAATTCCTCTCGCTCAACCCCAACAACAAGATCCCGGCCATCCTGGACCCGAACGGGCCGGACGGCCAGCCGCTGGCACTGTTCGAGTCCGGCGCCATCCTGGTGTACCTAGCCAGCAAAACCGGTCAGCTGATGCCGCAGGACACCGCCGGGCGCTACGAAACCCTGCAGTGGGTGATGTGGCAGATGGGCGGTGTGGGCCCCATGTTTGGCCAGCTGGGGTTCTTCCACAAGTTTGCAGGCAAGGACTACGAAGACAAACGCCCGCGCGACCGGTATGTCGCTGAGTCGAAGCGCCTGCTCAAGGTGCTGGACGAGCGCCTGGCAGGCCGCCCATGGGTGATGGGCGACCAGTACACCATCGCCGACATTGCCATCCTGCCCTGGGTGCGCAACCTCATCGGCTTCTATGGGGCGGGCGACCTGGTGGAGTTTGGCCAGTTCAAGGAAGTGCAACGCGTGCTCGATGCGTTTGTGGCGCGCCCAGCGGTGGCCCGGGGGCTGGCGATTCCGGCACGCGGCTGA
- a CDS encoding MBL fold metallo-hydrolase — protein MPRSSQQLHPQREPVATRPAATVLLLRDVPDGGGLEVLMTRRSATASFAPGAYVFPGGGIDALDAAPATHAAADRRPTQSDLHLTQAIAAIRESFEELGVLLARHAEGHRQGQMADAQDIAAIDRHQPFAAQCTARGLRLAADGVYLLAHWTADRDLARRFEVPFLVARMPDGQEPVADEAEQFEPVWVRPADALARHEAGQFFMIFPTIRTLQRLAQFASTQAVLDAVAHEQPLWVSCPRAGLLAGKEARYMEDEMPFGELALVCPDGQIVHPLDWQTERPVPLLRNVMRLTAPNPGVMTGPGTNSYLVGDPATGFIAIDPGPADAEHLDKLWRAAGGDIRMIVCTHSHADHSPGAAPLQAMCVQAGKARPPVLGLPSAPTARAASQFTPDRALQNNELLVLEGLAPEGKITHTLQVIHTPGHAANHLCLLLVEDALLFSGDHILNGSTTVIDPPDGNMADYLDSLDRLDAVCAELGVEFILPAHGYVLGGPVLGARNAIAKLKAHRLAREAKVLAAMQALPQGSMDDWVRHAYDDVPPRMWPVAQRSLLAHVERIRSLQPGNN, from the coding sequence ATGCCCCGCTCCAGCCAACAACTCCACCCCCAACGCGAACCCGTCGCCACCCGCCCCGCCGCCACCGTGCTGCTGCTGCGCGATGTGCCTGACGGCGGCGGGCTCGAAGTCCTCATGACCCGGCGCTCGGCCACGGCCAGTTTTGCGCCCGGTGCCTATGTCTTCCCCGGCGGGGGCATTGATGCGCTGGATGCCGCCCCCGCCACCCACGCCGCTGCGGACCGCCGCCCTACCCAGAGCGACCTGCACCTCACCCAGGCGATTGCGGCCATCCGCGAGAGTTTTGAAGAACTGGGCGTGCTGCTGGCGCGCCATGCCGAGGGCCACCGCCAAGGACAGATGGCCGATGCGCAGGACATTGCCGCCATCGACCGCCACCAGCCCTTTGCCGCGCAGTGCACCGCACGCGGACTGCGCCTGGCGGCCGATGGGGTGTACCTGCTGGCCCACTGGACGGCCGACCGTGACCTGGCGCGCCGCTTTGAAGTGCCCTTTCTGGTGGCCCGCATGCCCGACGGCCAGGAGCCCGTGGCCGACGAGGCAGAGCAGTTCGAGCCCGTGTGGGTGCGCCCTGCCGACGCGCTGGCGCGGCACGAGGCGGGGCAGTTCTTCATGATCTTCCCGACCATCCGCACGCTGCAGCGCCTGGCCCAATTTGCCAGCACCCAGGCAGTGCTGGACGCCGTCGCGCACGAGCAGCCCCTGTGGGTCAGCTGCCCGCGCGCCGGCCTGCTGGCAGGCAAGGAAGCGCGCTACATGGAGGACGAAATGCCGTTTGGCGAGCTGGCGCTGGTCTGCCCCGACGGGCAGATCGTGCACCCGCTGGACTGGCAGACCGAGCGCCCCGTGCCGCTGCTGCGCAACGTGATGCGGCTGACCGCGCCCAACCCTGGCGTGATGACCGGCCCTGGCACCAACAGCTATCTGGTGGGCGACCCGGCCACGGGCTTCATCGCCATCGACCCCGGCCCGGCCGACGCCGAGCACCTGGACAAGCTCTGGCGTGCAGCGGGGGGCGACATCCGCATGATTGTGTGCACCCACTCGCACGCCGACCATTCCCCCGGCGCCGCGCCACTGCAGGCGATGTGTGTGCAGGCTGGCAAGGCACGCCCGCCCGTTCTGGGCCTGCCGTCCGCCCCCACGGCCCGCGCGGCCAGCCAGTTCACCCCCGACCGGGCGCTACAAAATAATGAGTTGCTCGTGCTTGAAGGACTAGCACCTGAAGGCAAAATCACCCATACCCTGCAGGTGATCCACACCCCAGGCCATGCGGCCAACCACCTGTGCCTGCTGCTGGTGGAAGACGCGCTGCTGTTCAGTGGTGACCACATCCTGAACGGCAGCACCACCGTGATCGACCCGCCCGACGGCAATATGGCCGACTACCTGGATTCGCTAGACCGGCTGGATGCGGTCTGCGCCGAGCTCGGCGTGGAGTTCATCCTGCCCGCGCACGGCTACGTGCTCGGGGGCCCGGTCCTCGGTGCCCGCAATGCCATCGCCAAGCTCAAGGCCCACCGCCTGGCACGTGAGGCCAAGGTGCTGGCCGCCATGCAGGCGCTGCCGCAAGGCAGCATGGACGACTGGGTGCGCCACGCCTACGACGATGTACCGCCGCGCATGTGGCCCGTGGCCCAGCGCTCGCTGCTGGCGCATGTGGAGCGCATCCGCTCTCTGCAGCCCGGCAACAACTGA
- a CDS encoding MFS transporter has protein sequence MPIALLALTLSAFAIGTTEFVIVGLLPTVAADLSISIPSAGLLVSLYALGVAVGAPVLTALTGKLPRKALLLALMALFTAGNLLAWQAPRYETLVAARILTGLAHGVFFSIGSTIATGLVPREKAASAIAIMFTGLTVALVTGVPLGTFIGQHFGWRETFLAVSVLGVVAFIGSAVFVPRHIAHTPPASLAQQAQVLVEPRLLLVYAKTAIGYGGTFIPFTFLASILTDISGFSASAVGWVMLVYGVSVAVGNLWGGKLADRLGPIPALRIIFALLAAVLLVLQFTAPHPWLAVCTVLLWGAVAFGNVPGLQVYVVKQAERFTPQAVDVASGLNIAAFNLGIAGAAWAGGLIVTHLGLQHTPWIGALVVLVSLALTHWSGVLDRRSGIPVRASGPAPVGH, from the coding sequence ATGCCCATTGCCTTGCTCGCGCTGACGCTCAGCGCATTTGCCATCGGCACGACCGAGTTCGTGATCGTTGGCCTGCTGCCCACCGTGGCGGCAGACCTTTCCATCAGCATCCCCTCGGCGGGCCTGCTGGTCAGCCTGTACGCCCTGGGGGTCGCCGTCGGCGCCCCGGTGCTCACCGCACTCACCGGCAAGCTGCCGCGCAAGGCGCTGCTGCTGGCGCTGATGGCACTGTTCACCGCCGGCAACCTGCTGGCCTGGCAGGCGCCCCGCTACGAGACGCTGGTCGCGGCGCGCATCCTGACCGGGCTGGCGCATGGCGTGTTCTTCTCGATCGGCTCCACCATCGCCACCGGCCTGGTGCCGCGCGAGAAGGCCGCAAGCGCGATTGCCATCATGTTCACCGGCCTCACCGTGGCCCTGGTCACCGGTGTGCCGCTGGGCACGTTCATCGGCCAGCATTTCGGCTGGCGTGAGACCTTTTTGGCCGTGTCGGTCCTGGGGGTGGTGGCCTTCATCGGCAGTGCAGTCTTTGTACCCCGCCACATCGCCCACACGCCCCCCGCTTCGCTGGCGCAACAAGCCCAGGTACTGGTCGAGCCCCGCCTGCTGCTGGTGTACGCCAAGACAGCCATTGGCTACGGCGGCACCTTCATTCCGTTCACTTTTCTCGCGTCCATCCTCACCGACATCTCGGGCTTCAGCGCCAGTGCCGTGGGCTGGGTGATGCTGGTCTACGGCGTGTCCGTGGCCGTGGGCAACCTCTGGGGCGGCAAGCTGGCCGACCGCCTGGGCCCCATCCCGGCACTGCGCATCATCTTTGCGCTGCTGGCGGCCGTGCTGCTGGTACTGCAGTTCACGGCCCCCCATCCCTGGCTGGCGGTGTGCACCGTGCTGCTGTGGGGCGCTGTGGCGTTCGGCAATGTGCCGGGGCTGCAGGTGTACGTGGTGAAACAGGCCGAGCGCTTCACCCCGCAGGCAGTGGACGTGGCCTCGGGCCTGAACATCGCCGCCTTTAACCTGGGCATTGCAGGCGCCGCCTGGGCGGGGGGCCTGATCGTGACGCACCTGGGCCTGCAGCACACGCCATGGATTGGTGCGCTAGTGGTGTTGGTATCGCTCGCGCTCACGCACTGGAGCGGTGTGCTGGACCGGCGCAGCGGCATCCCCGTGCGCGCCAGCGGCCCTGCGCCCGTGGGGCACTGA